The nucleotide sequence TGGTGGAGATGAGCGGGATCGAACCGCCGACCTCTGCCTTGCGAAGGCAGCGCTCTTCCAACTGAGCTACATCCCCACAATAAATCCTGATCAATATTCCCTGAAAACAACCAGTCCTTCGCTGTGCTTACAAACCTCACTCGATGAGGTAAACCTTTCCAAGGCCGGTTACTTCAGTATAACCCTCGGGAGTTCCATCATGGGAAAGCAGTATTTCAGGATCGGCTGCCATAATGGATGACGTTCTGACGTAAAAGATACGGTTATTGCCCCCCAGGAGAATGATTCGAACTGGATGATCGGCAATGAATATAGCCTTTTCAAGGGTTTTTTCTTTGATTACGTAAATAGAATCATTATGGGTAATATCCAGCAGCTCAGCATTGATAGTCCCGGTGTGGAGAATAACTGCTTCTTTTCGGATAACCATGTTCTCTTTCACTTCAATTATAAGGGGTTCTTCAGGACCACAGTTCAACAGGAAGGTTCCCTCTCCCGAAAGTTCAACGGTTCCATCTTCCTGTGATTCTATTCTCAATGGTTTCTCGTAGATGGAAAGCATGGATTTCCTTACATTCACAGTTCCAGAAGTCATATGAATGGTAATAAGCCCTGATTCAGCGGACCATGGATCAATACGGAAATCCGCCTCCTGTTTCATGATGGCTGTCGGCACTCCAACGCTTTCCTCACGGGTTTCCTCTTTCTCAGGTTCCTCGGCTTCAGGCTCAGGTTCTTCCTCAGCCACGGTCTCTTCAGCTTCCTCTACCTCAGGTTCCTCGGCTTCAGGCTCAGGGGCGTTGAAAATCGCCTCAAGCGTCTTGCTGGATTTGAAGTCAATTCCCGAAGATTCGTCAGTATCTTTCTTACCCGGAGCAAATTGTGAGGATTCGTCTTCTTCCTCAGTTTCTGGTTCAGGTTCTTCTTCCCTGGAAGGCTCTTCGGCTTCAGGCTCAGGTTCTTCCTCAGCCACAGTCTCTTCAGCTTCCTCTACCTCAGGTTCTTCGGCTTCAGGCTCAGGTTCGACCGCTGTTTCCTCTTCGTCGCCAGCCGATTCTCCAAATATTTCATCAAGGCTTCGTACAGCTTTCTTCACTTCTTCTTTCTTTTCATCGGAATCTTCCTGCTCTTCCTGAAGTTCAGGAGTATCTTTCCTTTCGGATCCGTCCCCATCAGCAAAGGCAGACTGCAGGGCCTGAGAAGTGGAGACACCAATATTCTCAAGAAGTTCTGAAACGTCGTTTTCTTCTTCCTCCGTTGAATTATCGGAAATTCCGATATTTTTCAGGAGTTTATCTACACTGGTTTCTTCATTGTCTTCAGAATCCGCAAAAATATTGTCCGATGGAGCGTCAGGAAATATCTGCATGCCCTCGTTGATATTTCCTTTTCCATCGGCAGCGACTTCGGTTCCCTCAGGCTGTACACTATTGGGAGAACTGAAAATATCCGCCAGGTTGACTCCGGAGTCCTTCGTTCTGGTTTCAATTCTTTTAATAGCTACCTTCGCGCCGTGATGATCAGAATCATTATCAAGAACTACACTGAAATTGTCCAGGGCCAGCTGGTATTCTCCCAGTTCTTCAAGAACCTGAGCAAGTCTGAAATTGTTGTCAGCGTTTCCCTCATCAAGTGTAATAAGTATTTCGAGCTGAGATCTTGCCTCAACCCATAGTTCCATACTCATGCATGTGTCCGCAAGCAGGCTTCTACCTCTAGGTCTGGTTCCAATGAGAGATATCGCCTTCTGAAGTAATTCTCTGGCCTGCTCTGGAGACTCGTTTGCTAAATATCCTTCGGCATCGTTACACAAGGTATTGTAGGTTTCACCTGTAAATGTATCGGACATATTTCCTCCCTGATAAATGCTGAGCTTGCTGGCATCACAAGTATTTATAAAATTTCAGCAACCCTGGCGATCCCTAAATACCAGTTTGACCGCTATACCAGCCAGGGTGGCGGAGAGAGAGGGATTCGAACCCTCGAGAACGAATACACGCTCTACACGGTTTCCAACCGTGCTCCTTCGGCCAGCTCGGACATCTCTCCGCTAATACACTAACCCATAAAAGAGACCGGCAGTACGGAAATGAATAACCATAGCTGCTGATGATTCTTACTGGTTAATTGATAGACAATATTGTAAAAACTGTCAACTTGCGTCATTCCGAAGGTGTCTTCTGACGCGGCACCTGCTGTTCCAGCTTCTCAAGGTTTTGCCTGGCGTCGGGAACCAGTTCGAAGAAATCTTTCAGATCAACACAGGCAAATTCCTCGCAGTCAGCACATGTATCGATATTCCGCTCCTCCGCACAGAGACGAATGGAACACTTGTAACAGTGTGAAAAGTGGATACCTTCCTTTAATTTGCAGCCCATGCATTTAATATTTTCAGGATCGATATCCTTTTCGTATATTTTCGACCATTCCTGCGCGATTTTTCCTTTGGAATACTCATAGCCGCTAAGAGTTGCCATATGCGCTGGACACCTCGAACAATCCAATCCGCAATAGGCTATCAGAGACATATCATTCCCCACTCAGAACTCTGTCCCTGAATTCGTGTATAAACCTGGAAACAGGCAAACCCATTACATTGAAGTAGCATCCTTCAATTCGCTCTACAAGTAAACTCCCATATCCCTGTATTCCGTAAGCTCCCGCTTTATCAAGCGGTTCTCCGGTAGAAACGTATGCTTTTATTTCATCGGGACTGAGGTTTCTGAACTTAACCTTCGTTTCCTCAGTAAACCGCATATCAATACCTTTTTCCGGCCAGAGGACACAAATTCCGCCAAACACCGAATGCCATGCTCCCGAAAGCCTTCCAAGCATATCCGCGGCCTGTTCTTCATCATGTGGTTTTCCAAGGAGTTCACCTCCCAGAGCAACCAAAGTATCCGCTCCCAGAACGGGTTCGCCGCTGTTCGAACCGATTATATTTTCCGCTTTTTTTCTTGCCCAGTACCGGACAACAGCATCCGGTGATCCTTCCATCCGCGTTTCGTTTACGGTTCCCGGAATCTGAATAAAAGGTATGCCTGTCATCTCAAGGATGATCCTCCTCCTTGGGGATTTGCTGGCAAGCACGAGGGGAGTTTCAGCGGGATACCACCACATTTCTATTAAATCCTTTCGGAAGGGGAGTCTATCATGATGGTTACAGGTCCGTTATTTACCAGGCTGACTTCCATCATTGCTCCGAATACTCCCGACTTAACCATAAGCCCCGAGTGGGATACGATCTCGATAAAGAGGTTGTAGAGAAGCTCAGCCCTCTCAGGCAGAGCGGCATTCATGAAGCTGGGTCGTTTCCCCTTTTTTGAATCTGCATGCAGTGTAAACTGGCTTACGATTAGTATATCACCGTTGATATCATTTACAGATAGATTCATACTGTTGTTCGAATCAGGAAATATTCTAATACCGGTTATCTTCTTCGACATCCATTCAAGATCTTCTTCAGTATCCGATTTTCCGAAACCTGTAAGAGCAAGCAGTCCAGGTCCTATTTCACCCACAATCCTGCCTTCTGACAATACGGATGCTCTGGAGACACGCTGAAGAAGGACTTTCATACGCCGCCTTCTTCTTCCGGCCTGTCCAGCTCTTCATGGATAGAACCGGGAATACCAGCAGTGAGAGCTACAACTGATCCGGCGATACTGCCGAGGGCAACAGGCAGGCCTGCAAGTTGAAGATACCTTCCCAGCCGTAAACATTTCACAGATCTGTTCCGGTAAGCCGCCAGACGGGTGAGCGATCCGGAAGTGAACAGAGCAACTCCTGCCCAGCGGAGAATCCAGGGAGAACCGTAGGAGGTAAGCTCCAGAAGAAAACTATCCACTGCACTGACCAGAAGAACGGCATAGAAGACAGTGTAGGGGAGGCTTGCAGAGCCTCCCCTGTACTTCGATTCAGATGCGCTCCAGAATAGATACAACAACACAGTGACTCCGCATATCTGGAATTCATTCGAGTGCCAGGGAAGGGTTTCAAGGTCTATGATACCCAGCAGCCACAGCACACCTATCAGAGCCAGTATTGCTATTGAACGTAAAACCATGCGACCCTATAGGGTTCCTGACCAGTCATCCTCATCGGGATTACCGCCAAGTCCATCATTATTACCATCAAGCATGTTTCCATACTGGTCAGCAACTCTGCATGATACGTACAGATTAACAGTTCCTTCTGTTTTACGCTGAAGCAGACAGTTAGCTACCGATGGATCTACGCTTGTTTCGAAGTTTATGGGAATCGAACCTTTGTTATCGATTACCTGAATGTTGGCCGCTATGAACGTCGCAGGATCCATTACCACGTAATCTCCGGTCAGACTTTGTTCAAACTCGATACGCACGCAATTATTATCGGGCGTCAGAGTTGCCTGATCTATTGCCGGTGGTGCACTATGAGTATTTGAATCATCAATGATCTGGAAATCCCATACGAAATCCGGCTCATTTGGCCAGACGTATCCGTCACCGTTCGTATCAAGGTAGTTTCCAGCGGAATCAGCTATCTGGGCAGTGAGCCTTACGGTATATCTGGTTCCATAGGACAGGCTGTCCGTTGGTTGAGTAATAAACCCAGTCGGCGATACGTAAATTATCTGCAGATCTACCGCGGAGGAATCGGAGGTTTTCACTAAGGAAAAATTGCTCAACGTAAGCTGAGATACATCCATAGGTCCATTAAAGAAGAAGATCCTCGGCTGGTCCATGAGATTGTCTATATTTCCTACCATGGGATAATGATTCTCAATGCCGGGAGGTGTAATATCACGTGTCTCTGCAGTCCCGGTGAAGAACGTTATCAGTCTGTTATCCCAGGGCGAGCCATCGTATAGAGCATTGTGATTGGGGTCCAGCTCGTTTCCAGTGATATCCAGGATAGTCCCGGCGGCAACCGTAAGAAGGTACGCTGTATCATCTGAGAACGTTCCAGCAAGCATAGCTGTTCCGCTTTCCGGATAATAGTTGACGCTTTCGAACTGAACGGAACCTGTACCCGGACTCGTCTCAACCATTTCGAATGAGGCAGCCGTAACAGTTAAAGGATCAATAACTTTATCAAAGCTCAGCATCACCGCGTCCTGAATTCCATCGGTTTCAGGATCAAGGTCGTTGAACTGATAATTGCCGAATCCGCCGCTCTCCGTTCCAGCCAGATCTATGTGGGGATGATCGTTTCCGCCTTCCCACTGTACTTCAGGATTGGCTTTGAAGGGGTTGTCCTCAGCGCAACCCAAAAGGAACAAAGCAATAATACACGCTGTTATCATTTTCATTGTATATCCCTCTTCAATCTGCTAAAATGACAGAGTCGCTGAGAGACGCCATTGATCAAAGTTGTCTCCAAGACCCATCAAATCGATCTGTATGTATTCGTTAGGCATGTATCCAACTCCATAGGAGTAGGGTACATCCGTGTATTTTTCGACAGTTTCTACGAGAGTACCATCCACTGTGTCAAACGGACTTTCAACGTACTGCTGTTCGGTACCATCACCGAATACAGTATGAATGACAACAGGCGAAGCTTCAATAAGCGATGTAGTTTCGTTTTCCGTATTCCACACGAATGCCGGGCTTGCTCCCAGCCTTGCATAGACTTTTGGCAACACTTCGAATTCCAGTCCAACAGGAATGGATATCCTCTTGGTATTACCTGTCGAAATGATTTCCTCTGTCTGTGTCCATGTTGAAGTAGAAGTATAATCATCCGGATCGGCGAACTCATCGTCTCCGTCGGAGTGTGTCTCAATAACACTATTACTGGATTCGTTCAAGACCGTATTGCTGTTATCGTACATCCTGAATCCCATACCCATGCTGACAGTTAATCTCTTCGAAGGATCAAATGTCAGTTTGGCTCCAGCAGCAAAAAGATCATCGCTGATATCGATCTCGGTTCCGCCGGAACCATTCATATCGATAATAGTGGAATCGATGAAAGATCCAATCGTTACGATGTAAGATGAATCCATACTGATCGAATACTGATCGGAACTTCCGTTCAGGCTTGCAGTGTAATATCCTCCTGAAGCTTCAAGGGTCCAGTTCTCGTCAAGCCTGAGATCCATATTCAATCCGCCGCCGAATCTGTTTCCTCCGGGTGAGACAGAGTAATTCTCCGACCCGCTCCATGTTGCGTAATCGTATACGCCGCTCTGTCCGGGAAGGAAATTTTCTGTTCCGGATATGACAACCTCATCGGATACATCCGATGAAAGGGATGTAAACATGAACATCCCCCCGATATCCATCACGTCCGTTGCTGCGCCTGTACCCGACGCGGATATCCCCAGGCCTTTTCTGTCATCCTTGAAAAGCCCTTCTCCGATGGAATTCATGGTATAGGTCTCAGCGCCGGTCACAAGGTTAGAATCGGTGACCGCTATGGATCTGTTATCATCTTCATCCAGCATTTCGGTGCTTATGCTCAAATAGGACACACCAAGGCCCAGTCTGAATGATTCATTCACGGCATATGCTCCGTAGACACCTGCTGACGTAAGTGATGAATCGGTTCTTGCTTCGGCTGTCTCATGAACGGTATGCCTTGAGTCAAGGGTTCCGTCACCGTTTGTATCGATATATTCCGACCAGGTTCCCTCAATGGAGCCCATCCCGGTGAGGTACGGTGAACCTCCGGGACCCGGTAAAGATACTTCTTCATAAAATCTGTCTTTCATGAATTCCGTAAGAATTCCCAGTCCGAAGGATGAACCTTCCGGTGCGTAACTTCCGCCAAGAAGAAAGCCGCCACGGGTGCTGTCAGTTTCTTCAAAGACCATATCGGTACCTGTTGAAAGGTTGGAAAGCCCTGAATAAACTCTGATACCTTCAATTTCCAGGAGTCTGTCAGGCACCGGCTGCAGAAACAGCATGCCTGAGAACCACTGATCCAGGTCATCAAGGATCATACCTTCTGTAGACATGGATCTGAATGTTTGTGGCTGAGCAAAGGCGACCGTACAGATCACAAGCACCAGCAAAGCCAGCATTTTCATAAGTTACCTCCTTATTATTATCTATTTATCTCACGATACTTGAATTATCTAACAAGAGAACATTTAATTAAATATATTGTATCACCTGTTCTCAGAGTGACAATATATATGCCAGACGAAGCGAAACTGCCATCATCGCATATTCCATTCCAGTAGAATGCCTCTCCGGGAAGCGGAGCTCTGAACGAACCTGGACCTATACCCCTTCTTATTGATTTGTAAACCATCTGCCCCGTAAGATCGAATATGGTCAGTTCAGCGTCCACCGGACCAGTTATAATATCAAATCCAACGTAAATTCCTTCGGTTGAAGGGTTTGGATAAGCAGAGGGAGCAACCCTGCCGGGCGCCTGATCAATATATACATCGACTTCCACACCTTCAGCTCCAAGGGTTCCGGTCACAGGGATAACGGAGCCGTCGCCTCCAGCATCGTTAATAGAATATGCGCCAAGCTCCCCGGGACAGAAGGCGAACCATCCTGATTGATTCGTCTCGATCAGGTATATGGAATCACTCATTGCCAGCGCCAGCGGATAGCCCTGCAAGTACTCACCGGAGCAGCTTGATCTGACTGATCCGGTTACCGAATGATATTTCAATGCTGCATATGCATTAATTGTACCGTATCCTGCGCTGTTATCCGGAGACTCGTTCTGAGACGAAGTCAATCGAAGAATTTCCATAATCTCAATCATTGACCATTCAGGATGCGCGCCGCACAAAGCCCCGGCTGCGGAGGACACCAGGGGAACCGAAAATGATGTACCATTCCCCTGGGAATACGTGGAAGTACCCGCGCATGCAAGGCTGACATCCTGCCCCAGGGCACACGCATCCGGCTTTATCCGCCCATCGTACGTAGGTCCTCTTGATGAGAACTGCGTAACATTTCCGTATGAATCAACGGCTCCCACCGCGAAAACCGAGTCTCCGTCTGACGGAGCAAGAAGGGAGCCCGGCTCGGGACCCGAATTACCGATAGCATTGAAAACCACCATCCCCCTTGAAGCCGCAGCGTCCGCGGCTATTGTGGTAACTGCTGTATTTCCGTCAAGATCGGAGTAAGTGTACCAATCAATATAGGCAAGGGAGCTGTTTACAAGCTCACCGCCTCCAAGTTCAATCCATTCAAGCCCCTGAACCCAGTAATCTTCTTCCGCCTGGTATTCATCGCTTATATCCTCTGTTTTAGCCAGTATAAATGAAGCATTGGGAACACCGCCACAGAAGGCATCTTCAACGTACCCTCCGAGTATAGACAGAACCGCGGTTCCATGATCCGACTGACCGGGATAATCATCG is from Candidatus Aegiribacteria sp. and encodes:
- a CDS encoding tetratricopeptide repeat protein, with the translated sequence MSDTFTGETYNTLCNDAEGYLANESPEQARELLQKAISLIGTRPRGRSLLADTCMSMELWVEARSQLEILITLDEGNADNNFRLAQVLEELGEYQLALDNFSVVLDNDSDHHGAKVAIKRIETRTKDSGVNLADIFSSPNSVQPEGTEVAADGKGNINEGMQIFPDAPSDNIFADSEDNEETSVDKLLKNIGISDNSTEEEENDVSELLENIGVSTSQALQSAFADGDGSERKDTPELQEEQEDSDEKKEEVKKAVRSLDEIFGESAGDEEETAVEPEPEAEEPEVEEAEETVAEEEPEPEAEEPSREEEPEPETEEEDESSQFAPGKKDTDESSGIDFKSSKTLEAIFNAPEPEAEEPEVEEAEETVAEEEPEPEAEEPEKEETREESVGVPTAIMKQEADFRIDPWSAESGLITIHMTSGTVNVRKSMLSIYEKPLRIESQEDGTVELSGEGTFLLNCGPEEPLIIEVKENMVIRKEAVILHTGTINAELLDITHNDSIYVIKEKTLEKAIFIADHPVRIILLGGNNRIFYVRTSSIMAADPEILLSHDGTPEGYTEVTGLGKVYLIE
- a CDS encoding DUF3795 domain-containing protein, which produces MSLIAYCGLDCSRCPAHMATLSGYEYSKGKIAQEWSKIYEKDIDPENIKCMGCKLKEGIHFSHCYKCSIRLCAEERNIDTCADCEEFACVDLKDFFELVPDARQNLEKLEQQVPRQKTPSE
- a CDS encoding Maf family protein; its protein translation is MWWYPAETPLVLASKSPRRRIILEMTGIPFIQIPGTVNETRMEGSPDAVVRYWARKKAENIIGSNSGEPVLGADTLVALGGELLGKPHDEEQAADMLGRLSGAWHSVFGGICVLWPEKGIDMRFTEETKVKFRNLSPDEIKAYVSTGEPLDKAGAYGIQGYGSLLVERIEGCYFNVMGLPVSRFIHEFRDRVLSGE
- the dtd gene encoding D-tyrosyl-tRNA(Tyr) deacylase, giving the protein MKVLLQRVSRASVLSEGRIVGEIGPGLLALTGFGKSDTEEDLEWMSKKITGIRIFPDSNNSMNLSVNDINGDILIVSQFTLHADSKKGKRPSFMNAALPERAELLYNLFIEIVSHSGLMVKSGVFGAMMEVSLVNNGPVTIMIDSPSERI
- a CDS encoding Ig-like domain-containing protein, yielding MKMITACIIALFLLGCAEDNPFKANPEVQWEGGNDHPHIDLAGTESGGFGNYQFNDLDPETDGIQDAVMLSFDKVIDPLTVTAASFEMVETSPGTGSVQFESVNYYPESGTAMLAGTFSDDTAYLLTVAAGTILDITGNELDPNHNALYDGSPWDNRLITFFTGTAETRDITPPGIENHYPMVGNIDNLMDQPRIFFFNGPMDVSQLTLSNFSLVKTSDSSAVDLQIIYVSPTGFITQPTDSLSYGTRYTVRLTAQIADSAGNYLDTNGDGYVWPNEPDFVWDFQIIDDSNTHSAPPAIDQATLTPDNNCVRIEFEQSLTGDYVVMDPATFIAANIQVIDNKGSIPINFETSVDPSVANCLLQRKTEGTVNLYVSCRVADQYGNMLDGNNDGLGGNPDEDDWSGTL
- a CDS encoding S8 family peptidase, with amino-acid sequence MSLNLILLCLALTASGTSRYDAGAWWVFFNSRGPDIESRLWAETLELQNSPSYERRISVGLFEADELDLEPWCGYVEQVAAAAVCRSIRTESKYLNAVSINAEYGSLEEILALPFVDHVHPVSSSTFRMPEFHEYTGNSSGVTAFQLEQIKLDELHRRGWTGEGVVVGILDSGFNLVHAVFRDIDVIQMYDFVNDDPDPSQQPDDYPGQSDHGTAVLSILGGYVEDAFCGGVPNASFILAKTEDISDEYQAEEDYWVQGLEWIELGGGELVNSSLAYIDWYTYSDLDGNTAVTTIAADAAASRGMVVFNAIGNSGPEPGSLLAPSDGDSVFAVGAVDSYGNVTQFSSRGPTYDGRIKPDACALGQDVSLACAGTSTYSQGNGTSFSVPLVSSAAGALCGAHPEWSMIEIMEILRLTSSQNESPDNSAGYGTINAYAALKYHSVTGSVRSSCSGEYLQGYPLALAMSDSIYLIETNQSGWFAFCPGELGAYSINDAGGDGSVIPVTGTLGAEGVEVDVYIDQAPGRVAPSAYPNPSTEGIYVGFDIITGPVDAELTIFDLTGQMVYKSIRRGIGPGSFRAPLPGEAFYWNGICDDGSFASSGIYIVTLRTGDTIYLIKCSLVR